In one Magallana gigas chromosome 7, xbMagGiga1.1, whole genome shotgun sequence genomic region, the following are encoded:
- the LOC105337941 gene encoding WD repeat domain-containing protein 83, which produces MLPEKLIYEISCKQGALRAVRFNCDGNYCLTCGSDKSIKLWNPHRNLLLKNYQVHAYEVLDAQASCDNSQICSCGMDKYVCATDVGTGKILRKYRGHAGTVNCVKYNEDSSVILSGSTDNSVRIWDCKSRKLEPLQILDEAKDSVTSIQVSDHEILTGSADGYFRRYDLRTGRMHADFIGKAVSSVSFTKDGQCVLASTLDDSIKLMDKETGEMLNEFTGHKNHDYKIDSALNCEDTHVISGSEDGLVYYWDLVEAKIVHKLNHGTSRAIHSLSHHPEQTCLLTASGDKMFVWKDKYAQSQDT; this is translated from the exons ATGCTTCCagaaaaattgatttatgaAATTTCATGCAAACAAGGAGCCTTGCGAGCAGTTAGATTTAACT GTGATGGAAACTACTGTTTAACATGTGGAAGCGATAAATCAATAAAGCTGTGGAATCCCCACAGAAACCTTCTGTTAAAGAATTACCAAGTCCATGCCTATGAAGTCCTTGATGCCCAGGCCTCTTGTGACAACAGCCAAATCTGCTCCTGTGGTATGGACAAATATGTGTGTGCAACTGATGTTGGAACAGGTAAAATACTTCGAAAGTACAGAGGACATGCAGGGACTGTGAATTGTGTGAAATACAATGAAGATTCCTCTGTGATATTATCAGGATCCACTGACAACTCAGTTAGAATTTGGGACTGTAAAAGTAGGAAGCTTGAACCCCTCCAG attttggATGAAGCCAAGGACAGTGTTACCTCCATTCAGGTGTCTGACCATGAGATCCTGACAGGCTCCGCTGATGGCTACTTCAGGAGATACGATCTCCGGACAGGGAGGATGCATGCTGACTTCATAGGGA aggCAGTGTCATCTGTAAGCTTTACAAAGGATGGACAATGTGTCTTAGCAAGCACCTTGGATGATTCAATAAAACTGATGGACAAAGAAACTGGAGAAATGCTTAATGA GTTCACAGGCCACAAGAATCATGATTATAAGATAGACAGTGCTCTTAATTGTGAAGACACACATGTGATCAGTGGGTCTGAGGATGGACTTGTGTACTACTGGGACCTTGTGGAG GCCAAAATAGTTCACAAACTGAATCATGGTACAAGCAGAGCCATTCACTCCTTATCCCATCATCCCGAGCAAACATGTCTGCTGACAGCAAGCGGGGACAAGATGTTTGTATGGAAAGACAAATATGCTCAAAGCCAGGACACATGA
- the LOC105337940 gene encoding protein mago nashi homolog 2, with amino-acid sequence MAASKDFYLRYYVGHKGKFGHEFLEFEFRPDGKLRYANNSNYKNDTMIRKEAYVHKSVMEELKRIIEDSEIIQEDDALWPPHDRVGRQELEIVIGDEHISFTTSKIGSLVDVNQSKDPEGLRTFYYLVQDLKCLVFSLIGLHFKIKPI; translated from the exons ATGGCGGCGTCCAAAGACTTCTACTTGCGGTATTATGTTGGTCACAAAGGGAAATTTGGCCACGAATTCTTGGAGTTTGAATTTCGCCCAGATG GAAAATTACGATATGCCAACAACTCAAATTACAAGAATGATACAATGATCAGAAAAGAG GCCTACGTACACAAGTCTGTAATGGAAGAGCTAAAGAGAATCATTGAGGACTCAGAAATCATCCAGGAAGATGATGCGTTATGGCCACCCCATGACAGAGTTGGTCGTCAG GAGCTTGAGATTGTAATTGGAGATGAACATATTTCTTTCACAACATCTAAAATTGGATCACTAGTGGATGTCAACCAAAGCAA GGACCCAGAAGGACTGCGGACCTTCTACTATCTGGTCCAGGATCTGAAATGTTTGGTGTTCTCCCTGATTGGGCTTCACTTCAAGATCAAGCCAATCTAG